A single region of the Kwoniella botswanensis chromosome 1, complete sequence genome encodes:
- a CDS encoding casein kinase II subunit alpha: MAAGRSVARVYANVNDKLGRSWWDYDNLVVQWGIQDNYEIVRKVGRGKYSEVFESIHLPSNSKCIVKVLKPVKKKKIKREIKILQNLAGGPNVVGLLDVVRDNQSKTPSIVTEYVNNVEFKTLYPKFTDFDVRFYMFELLKALDFCHSKGIMHRDVKPHNVMIDHEKRTLRLIDWGLAEFYHPGTEYNVRVASRYFKGPELLVDFQEYDYSLDMWSLGCMFASMIFRKEPFFHGHDNADQLVKITKVLGTDELFIYLERYEIDLDSQFDDILGRYPRKPWSRFITSENQRYISNEAIDFLDKLLRYDHQERLTAQESQEHPYFAPVREAAGRQ, from the exons ATGGCAGCGGGCAGGAGTGTG GCCCGAGTATACGCTAATGTCAATGATAAATTGGGTAGATCATGGTGGGATTATG ATAACCTGGTAGTCCAATGGGGTATTCAAGACAACTACGAGATAGTCCGTAAAGTTGGTCGAGGAAAGTACTCCGAGGTATTCGAATCCATTCATCTACCATCAAATTCCAAATGTATAGTGAAAGTATTGAAACCagtgaaaaagaagaagatcaagagagaGATTAAGATCTTGCAGAACCTTGCTGGCGGACCGAATGTCGTGGGGTTGTTGGATGTAGTTAGGGATAATCAGAGTAAAACTCCGAGTATTGTGACGGAATATGTCAAT AACGTCGAGTTCAAAACCCTCTACCCGAAGTTCACCGACTTCGACGTCCGATTCTACATGTTCGAGTTGCTCAAAGCGTTAGATTTCTGTCATTCAAAGGGTATAATGCATAGGGATGTCAAGCCTCATAATGTTATGATCGATCATGAGAAGAGGACT CTCCGTCTAATCGATTGGGGATTGGCGGAATTCTATCATCCTGGAACAGAATATAACGTCAGAGTGGCATCGAGATATTTCAAGGGACCTGAGTTACTGGTGGATTTCCAAGAATACGATTATAGTCTGGATATGTGGAGTTTGGGTTGTATGTTTGCGAGTATG ATCTTCCGAAAAgaacctttcttccatgGACATGATAACGCAGATCAGTTAGTGAAGATTACGAAAGTGTTAGGGACCGATGAACTTTTCATCTA CCTCGAGCGATACGAGATCGACCTAGATTCCCAATTCGACGATATACTCGGTCGATATCCACGCAAACCATGGTCAAGATTCATAACGTCCGAAAATCAACGATACATTTCGAATGAAGCTATTGACTTCTTGGACAAATTGTTGAGATACGATCATCAAGAGCGATTGACTGCTCAAGAGAGTCAAGAACATCCTTACTTCG CCCCTGTTAGGGAAGCTGCAGGCAGACAATGA